The DNA segment GTCTTCCTTCTTCAATTTATTCACATCGTTTAAAAGCTCGGATAGAGAAAAAGTGTTGAGTGGAAACTTGCGGCTGAACTCAGTGGATAGCTCTCCATAACTCGAGATTTGCTCCGTTGAGCCACAGGCATTGACGCTGCCGCCTCTGGTAATGACCCGTGCTCGCTTCCCGTTGTTTGTATGTTTGGAACCGGTCAGTCGTGCATCCAGCAGAGAGCGGCCCAAGTCAACTGCAGATGCCAGCAGGTTCAAGTCTTGTTCCAAACCC comes from the Pseudomonas granadensis genome and includes:
- a CDS encoding helix-turn-helix domain-containing protein; the protein is MQLFWRHHYSSEGISALWPKRPRPCFRKTAALPSNLGDRLKLARLRRKLTAKQVAERAGMSVMTLRSLETGATGVTIGAYVSVMQVLGLEQDLNLLASAVDLGRSLLDARLTGSKHTNNGKRARVITRGGSVNACGSTEQISSYGELSTEFSRKFPLNTFSLSELLNDVNKLKKED